In a single window of the Novosphingobium sp. IK01 genome:
- a CDS encoding NCS2 family permease — protein sequence MSGAGSPASALAGLIERRFALHARGTTPAREMIAGLTTFLAAAYLIVVIPSLLASGGMDRAAATVGVIVLIAAGSIAMALYANLPFIVGPGIGGSAILGVTLAQVEHVPWTTGLGIAMLSGVAFVVLTLTGARGMVVRIIPPQIKLGLGASIGLFIALLGLRDAGMVAVDVKRHAFALGDFSQPGPVIALIGLAVAIALQTRRVPGAILAGIVVAALAGVPLGLTSLKGSLAQPASFLPASPLPVMGKVDLAGALTLAALPYMFTFFAAEFFSTLGTTLAIGAKAGLTDEDGNLPGIEKPFLIDSLAATLGPLVGVPGGTALVESAAGVEAGGRTGLTTLTAAGLFLLALLAMPLAMAIPRQATAPALILIGIAMLGTIRTAARSSSETDGITDMFAPMAMMLLTLISNSFGTGIAGGLLVHVLVQLLAGRWREIPPGLFILTLPLGYYFYGAATAH from the coding sequence GTGAGCGGCGCAGGTTCCCCCGCCAGCGCCCTCGCTGGCCTCATCGAGCGTCGCTTTGCCCTCCACGCGCGCGGCACCACCCCCGCGCGCGAGATGATCGCCGGGCTGACGACCTTTCTGGCCGCCGCCTACCTGATCGTGGTGATCCCCTCGCTGCTGGCGAGCGGCGGCATGGACCGCGCCGCGGCCACCGTCGGGGTGATCGTGCTGATCGCGGCGGGCAGCATCGCCATGGCGCTCTATGCCAACCTGCCGTTCATCGTCGGGCCGGGTATTGGCGGCTCGGCGATCCTCGGGGTCACGCTCGCGCAAGTCGAACATGTGCCATGGACCACCGGCCTTGGCATCGCGATGCTCTCGGGGGTGGCCTTCGTGGTCCTCACGCTCACCGGCGCGCGAGGCATGGTCGTACGGATCATCCCGCCCCAGATCAAGCTGGGGCTTGGCGCCTCGATCGGCCTGTTCATCGCGCTGCTGGGCCTGCGCGACGCGGGGATGGTGGCGGTCGATGTCAAGCGCCACGCCTTTGCGCTGGGCGATTTCAGCCAGCCGGGGCCGGTGATCGCATTGATCGGGCTGGCCGTGGCCATCGCGCTTCAGACCCGCCGCGTGCCCGGCGCGATCCTGGCCGGGATCGTGGTGGCCGCGCTCGCGGGGGTTCCGCTCGGGCTGACGAGCCTCAAGGGTTCGCTTGCCCAACCGGCCTCATTCCTGCCCGCCTCGCCGCTGCCGGTCATGGGCAAGGTCGATCTGGCCGGCGCGCTGACACTGGCCGCCCTGCCCTACATGTTCACGTTCTTCGCGGCGGAGTTCTTCTCCACGCTGGGCACGACGCTGGCCATCGGCGCCAAGGCCGGGCTGACCGACGAAGACGGCAACCTGCCGGGCATCGAAAAGCCGTTCCTGATCGATTCGCTGGCCGCCACGCTCGGCCCGCTGGTCGGCGTTCCGGGGGGCACCGCGCTGGTCGAATCGGCCGCCGGGGTCGAAGCGGGGGGCCGCACCGGCCTCACCACGCTGACCGCCGCCGGGCTGTTCCTGCTCGCGCTGCTGGCCATGCCGCTGGCCATGGCCATCCCGCGTCAGGCGACCGCGCCCGCGCTGATCCTGATCGGCATCGCCATGCTCGGCACGATCCGCACGGCAGCGCGCAGCAGCAGCGAAACCGACGGGATCACCGACATGTTCGCGCCCATGGCAATGATGCTGCTCACGCTCATCTCCAACAGCTTCGGCACCGGCATTGCCGGGGGACTGCTCGTCCATGTCCTCGTCCAGCTCCTCGCCGGGCGCTGGCGCGAGATCCCGCCCGGACTGTTCATCCTGACCCTGCCGCTCGGCTATTATTTCTACGGCGCCGCCACCGCGCATTGA
- a CDS encoding adenosine deaminase family protein: protein MQDQTSSSAVGPADSQIGFVPDSPIARPLTQAQHAFFARLPKVELHCHLLGTVRRATFQALAAKHGAPLTAGDIDGFYTRGTRPIGVLRVLRALEAYLLLEPDDLRQITYEYLEDAAAGSIRHAEFFWNPTATIRDAGLPYDRALAGILQGMRAAQADFGISSLLIPAIDREAPAADAMTMVEAVVAHPDPRVAGIGIDYREPDGPPEMFADAYALARRHGLRTTAHAGEFGMPWTNVATVVDQIGVDRVDHGYTIVENPELARAYAARGLLFTIVPTNSYYLRTLDAERWALDHPIRRMAQLGLKLHPNTDDPTLHHVSPAGAWELMYSHLGFGLTDLRTMMLNGIDGAWASEAQKTLWLAQWPAEFDTLAAEAGFASGAWLSLRDF from the coding sequence ATGCAAGACCAGACATCCTCCTCCGCCGTCGGCCCCGCCGACAGCCAGATCGGATTCGTCCCCGATTCCCCGATCGCGCGCCCGCTGACCCAGGCCCAGCACGCGTTCTTCGCCCGCCTGCCCAAGGTCGAGCTGCACTGCCACCTGCTCGGTACCGTCCGCCGCGCGACGTTCCAGGCGCTGGCCGCCAAACATGGCGCCCCGCTCACCGCCGGGGACATCGACGGCTTCTACACCCGCGGCACCCGCCCCATCGGCGTACTGCGCGTACTGCGCGCGCTCGAAGCCTATCTCCTGCTCGAACCCGACGACCTGCGGCAGATCACCTACGAATATCTCGAAGATGCCGCCGCCGGGTCGATCCGCCACGCCGAATTCTTCTGGAACCCCACCGCCACGATCCGCGATGCCGGGCTGCCCTATGACCGCGCGCTGGCCGGAATCCTCCAAGGCATGCGCGCGGCACAGGCCGATTTCGGCATCTCCTCGCTGCTGATCCCGGCCATCGACCGCGAGGCCCCCGCAGCCGACGCGATGACCATGGTCGAGGCCGTCGTCGCCCATCCCGATCCGCGCGTGGCGGGAATCGGCATCGACTATCGCGAGCCCGACGGCCCGCCCGAGATGTTTGCCGATGCCTATGCCCTCGCCCGCCGCCACGGGCTGCGCACGACCGCCCACGCGGGCGAATTCGGCATGCCGTGGACCAACGTGGCCACGGTGGTCGACCAGATCGGCGTCGACCGCGTCGACCATGGCTATACCATCGTCGAGAACCCCGAACTTGCCCGCGCCTATGCCGCGCGCGGCCTGCTGTTCACCATCGTGCCGACCAATTCCTACTACTTGCGCACGCTCGATGCCGAGCGCTGGGCACTCGACCACCCGATCCGCCGCATGGCGCAGCTGGGCCTGAAACTGCACCCCAACACCGACGACCCCACGCTCCACCACGTCAGCCCGGCTGGCGCATGGGAACTGATGTACAGCCACCTCGGCTTCGGCCTGACCGACTTGCGCACGATGATGCTCAACGGGATCGACGGCGCATGGGCCAGCGAAGCGCAAAAGACGCTCTGGCTGGCACAGTGGCCCGCCGAATTCGACACGCTCGCGGCCGAGGCAGGGTTTGCTTCGGGGGCATGGCTGTCGCTTCGCGATTTCTGA
- the lipB gene encoding lipoyl(octanoyl) transferase LipB, with protein sequence MTATPQIEIRRETEPVPYRTALDAMAERNAAIADGTASEMLWLLEHPPVYTAGTSADRAELLDPRFEVVEAGRGGRYTYHGPGQRIGYVLLDLRKRARDVRGFVHAVEGWVIDTLGDFGVEAWRAEGRIGIWCAGPDGREAKIGAIGVRIRRWVTMHGFSVNLSPDLSHFGGIVPCGIEEFGVTSLAALGRQVSSAEWDEALLARFPAFLAKLEVACPTPAGEA encoded by the coding sequence ATGACCGCCACCCCCCAGATCGAGATCCGCCGCGAGACCGAGCCGGTGCCCTATCGCACCGCGCTCGATGCCATGGCGGAGCGCAATGCCGCCATTGCCGATGGCACCGCTTCCGAGATGCTCTGGCTGCTGGAGCATCCGCCCGTCTACACCGCCGGGACCAGCGCCGACCGGGCCGAACTGCTCGATCCGCGCTTCGAGGTGGTCGAGGCCGGGCGCGGCGGGCGCTATACCTACCATGGGCCGGGCCAGCGGATCGGCTATGTCCTGCTCGACTTGCGCAAGCGCGCGCGTGATGTGCGCGGCTTCGTCCATGCGGTCGAGGGCTGGGTGATCGACACGCTGGGCGATTTCGGCGTGGAAGCCTGGCGGGCCGAAGGGCGCATCGGCATCTGGTGTGCCGGGCCCGACGGGCGCGAGGCCAAGATCGGCGCCATCGGCGTGCGCATTCGCCGCTGGGTGACGATGCACGGCTTTTCGGTCAATCTCTCGCCCGATCTTTCGCATTTCGGGGGGATCGTGCCCTGCGGGATCGAGGAATTCGGCGTCACGAGCCTCGCCGCGCTGGGCAGGCAGGTGAGCAGCGCGGAGTGGGACGAGGCCTTGCTGGCGCGCTTCCCCGCGTTCCTTGCCAAGCTTGAGGTGGCCTGCCCGACGCCAGCGGGAGAGGCATGA
- a CDS encoding class I SAM-dependent methyltransferase gives MNSTQAARAPLHQRVRRKAERMFGPAGIFFKGFVKNPVMVGAIVPSSRRTIEKVLSKVDWEHTDLFVEYGPGVGTFCQPVLDRLRRDARLLVIDTNPDFIAYLSRTIGDSRFIAVNGSAADVEAIVREHGYDHADYVLSGLPFSTLPEGVGPAIMAATHRVLRPGGAFLVYQYTARARALMSRYFHRIDKGFEPVNVPPCVISWGWKD, from the coding sequence ATGAATTCGACCCAGGCGGCGCGTGCTCCTCTGCATCAGCGGGTTCGGCGCAAGGCGGAACGGATGTTCGGTCCCGCAGGCATTTTCTTCAAGGGATTCGTCAAGAACCCGGTCATGGTCGGGGCCATCGTGCCTTCGTCGCGCCGTACCATCGAGAAGGTGCTCTCGAAGGTCGACTGGGAGCATACCGACCTGTTCGTTGAATATGGGCCCGGCGTCGGCACGTTCTGCCAGCCCGTGCTCGACCGGCTGCGCCGCGATGCGCGCCTGCTGGTGATCGACACGAACCCCGATTTCATCGCCTACCTCTCGCGCACCATCGGTGACAGCCGCTTCATCGCGGTCAACGGGTCGGCGGCCGATGTCGAGGCGATCGTGCGCGAACATGGCTACGACCATGCCGACTACGTGCTTTCGGGCCTGCCGTTCAGCACCCTGCCCGAAGGCGTGGGGCCGGCGATCATGGCCGCCACCCACCGCGTGCTGCGTCCGGGCGGGGCCTTCCTCGTCTATCAGTACACGGCCCGCGCGCGCGCGCTGATGAGCCGGTATTTCCACCGCATCGACAAGGGGTTCGAGCCGGTCAACGTGCCGCCTTGCGTGATCTCGTGGGGCTGGAAGGACTGA
- a CDS encoding 2-hydroxyacid dehydrogenase, with translation MSKPAILAAAPFPPVTMAALEQAFTVHRLWEGFPGAVAGSIRAMATNALFGTLDAAMMDRLPALGLIANFGVGYDAIDVAAAAARGIVVSNTPGVLDEEVADLTLGLLLATIRRLPQAERHLRAGLWAKGEAFPLSPTLRGRRVGILGLGAIGKAVARRLEGFGVEIAYHGRTRQEGVAYPWYPSALALAGAVDVLVVVVPGGAATAGLVDADVLAALGPQGVLVNVARGSVIDEDALVAALGNGTILAAGLDVFAHEPHVPPALLDLDNVVLLPHIGSGSQATRQAMGQLMIDNLSSWFATGKALTPVPETPQAG, from the coding sequence ATGAGCAAACCCGCGATCCTGGCCGCCGCGCCTTTTCCGCCCGTGACCATGGCCGCGCTTGAACAGGCGTTCACCGTCCACCGCCTGTGGGAAGGCTTTCCCGGCGCGGTGGCCGGATCGATCCGCGCGATGGCGACCAATGCGCTGTTCGGCACGCTGGACGCCGCGATGATGGACCGCCTGCCCGCGCTCGGCCTCATCGCCAATTTTGGCGTCGGCTATGATGCCATCGATGTGGCCGCCGCCGCCGCGCGCGGGATCGTGGTGAGCAATACCCCCGGTGTTCTCGACGAGGAAGTGGCCGACCTGACACTGGGGTTGCTGCTGGCGACGATCCGCCGCCTGCCCCAGGCCGAGCGGCACTTGCGCGCCGGACTCTGGGCAAAGGGCGAGGCATTCCCGCTCTCGCCCACATTGCGCGGGCGGCGTGTCGGCATTCTGGGGCTGGGCGCGATCGGCAAGGCGGTTGCGCGGCGGCTCGAAGGGTTCGGCGTTGAGATCGCCTATCATGGCCGCACCCGGCAGGAGGGCGTGGCCTATCCGTGGTATCCTTCGGCGCTGGCGCTGGCCGGGGCGGTCGACGTGCTGGTGGTGGTCGTGCCGGGCGGGGCGGCGACGGCGGGGCTGGTCGATGCCGACGTGCTGGCCGCGCTGGGCCCGCAGGGCGTGCTGGTCAACGTGGCGCGCGGCAGCGTGATCGACGAGGACGCGCTGGTGGCGGCGCTGGGCAATGGCACGATCCTGGCCGCCGGGCTCGATGTTTTTGCCCATGAACCGCATGTGCCGCCCGCCTTGCTGGACCTGGACAATGTGGTGCTCCTGCCGCACATCGGTTCGGGCTCGCAGGCCACGCGTCAGGCGATGGGCCAACTCATGATCGACAATCTTTCCAGCTGGTTTGCCACGGGCAAGGCGCTGACTCCGGTTCCCGAAACCCCGCAAGCAGGTTGA
- a CDS encoding DUF2141 domain-containing protein yields the protein MMRSIRSLLLFPALLLALGGSVPALAAGSAVRQPATACAGPPSDTWLDITIDKVRSDQGVIAVTVYPDDPHKFLIDGGSLYVARVPARADKTRMCLFLPHTGVYALAVYHDEDNSGTWNRVGPMGLPAEGFGFSGNPGSIESLLAFHSVRLSVPKTGLSTHIRLRYP from the coding sequence ATGATGCGCTCGATCCGATCCCTGCTCCTGTTTCCGGCCCTCCTGCTGGCCCTTGGCGGCAGCGTTCCCGCGCTCGCCGCGGGCAGCGCCGTGCGGCAGCCCGCGACGGCCTGTGCCGGGCCGCCCAGCGATACCTGGCTCGACATCACGATCGACAAGGTGCGTTCGGATCAGGGCGTGATCGCGGTTACCGTCTATCCCGACGATCCGCACAAGTTCCTGATCGATGGCGGCTCGCTCTATGTCGCACGGGTTCCGGCGCGGGCGGACAAGACCCGGATGTGCCTGTTCCTGCCCCATACGGGGGTCTATGCGCTGGCCGTCTACCACGACGAGGACAATTCGGGCACGTGGAACCGCGTGGGGCCGATGGGGCTTCCGGCCGAGGGCTTCGGTTTTTCGGGCAACCCCGGTTCGATCGAGAGCCTGCTGGCGTTTCATTCGGTCCGCCTGTCGGTGCCGAAAACCGGCCTTTCGACCCATATCCGCCTGCGTTATCCCTGA
- the rpe gene encoding ribulose-phosphate 3-epimerase, which translates to MSVPLISPSILSADFARLGEEVRAIDAAGADWIHVDVMDGHFVPNITIGPMVVKALRPHTAKPFDVHLMISPVDAYLEAFAAAGADIITFHPEAGPHAHRTVQAIKALGKKAGVSLNPATPAKMLDYLIDDIDLVLVMSVNPGFGGQSFISSQLRKIEAIRKMIDKTGRDIHLEVDGGVDVNTARLCVDAGADVLVAGTATFKGGPDHYAANIAALKRID; encoded by the coding sequence ATGTCTGTGCCGCTGATTTCCCCTTCGATCCTCTCCGCCGATTTTGCCCGCCTGGGCGAGGAAGTGCGCGCGATTGACGCCGCCGGGGCCGACTGGATCCATGTCGACGTGATGGACGGCCACTTCGTCCCCAACATCACGATCGGCCCGATGGTGGTGAAGGCCCTGCGCCCGCACACCGCCAAGCCGTTCGACGTCCACCTGATGATCTCGCCGGTCGACGCCTATCTGGAGGCTTTCGCCGCCGCCGGGGCCGATATCATCACCTTCCACCCCGAGGCCGGGCCCCACGCCCACCGCACGGTTCAGGCGATCAAGGCGCTGGGCAAGAAGGCGGGCGTCTCGCTCAACCCGGCCACCCCGGCCAAGATGCTCGACTACCTGATCGACGACATCGACCTCGTGCTGGTGATGAGCGTCAACCCCGGCTTTGGCGGGCAGAGCTTCATTTCCAGCCAGCTCCGCAAGATCGAGGCGATCCGCAAGATGATCGACAAGACCGGGCGGGACATCCACCTCGAAGTCGATGGCGGCGTGGATGTGAACACCGCGCGCCTGTGCGTCGATGCCGGTGCCGATGTGCTGGTTGCCGGAACCGCCACCTTCAAGGGTGGCCCCGATCACTACGCCGCCAATATCGCGGCGCTCAAAAGGATAGACTGA